The following proteins are co-located in the uncultured Propionivibrio sp. genome:
- a CDS encoding FAD-dependent oxidoreductase: protein MKPLKLLVVGAVAGGASFAARARRLDESAEITLIERGPDVSFANCGLPYHIGGEIATRDVLAVQTPASLNDLLKLDVRTHCEAIDIDLRGMRLQVRHTATGECEWLPYDKLMLSPGASPVRPPLPGIDDPRIFTLRNLQDMDRIIAAADAGMRAVIIGAGFIGLEMAEQLQRRGMKVQLVELMPQVIPPLDAPMAALLDSELRRNGVEVFLGDGIRAFRPGESHVGCELNSGAVLDADLVILSIGVKPDSDLAKRAGLELGARGHIVVDAFQRTSDPNIYAAGDVVETQDRVVPGRTAVPMGGPANRQGRVAADHIILGDKARPYPGSIGTGIVRAFDVVAGITGWSEKRLRALQYPFASVTVNDSHHASYYPGAKPMTLKIVWDARTGRLLGAQATGFEGIDKRLDVLSTAIAAQMTVEDLCHLELAYAPPFGSAKDIINLAGFAACNRRDGLVQHTETLPTDPAVQVVDVRGKPLAEAYPAPGTALNIPFATLRANLGKLDKNRPVVTLCAFGKMSYFAARVLAQNGFEVSSYSGGLKANVDPRTPAKLPTA from the coding sequence ATGAAACCTCTGAAACTTCTCGTCGTCGGCGCCGTCGCCGGCGGAGCCTCCTTTGCCGCCCGCGCCCGCCGTCTCGACGAAAGCGCCGAAATCACGCTGATCGAGCGCGGCCCCGACGTTTCCTTCGCCAACTGCGGCCTGCCCTACCACATCGGCGGCGAGATCGCGACGCGTGACGTGCTGGCGGTGCAGACGCCGGCCTCGCTGAACGACCTGCTCAAGCTCGACGTGCGCACGCACTGCGAAGCCATCGACATCGACCTGCGCGGCATGCGCCTGCAGGTGCGCCACACCGCCACCGGCGAATGCGAATGGCTGCCCTATGACAAACTCATGCTCTCGCCCGGCGCCTCGCCGGTACGTCCGCCGCTGCCCGGCATCGACGATCCGCGCATCTTCACCCTGCGCAACCTGCAGGACATGGACCGCATCATCGCCGCGGCCGACGCCGGCATGCGCGCCGTCATTATCGGCGCCGGCTTCATCGGCCTTGAAATGGCCGAACAGCTGCAGCGGCGCGGCATGAAGGTGCAACTCGTCGAACTGATGCCGCAGGTCATCCCGCCGCTCGACGCGCCGATGGCCGCGCTGCTCGACAGCGAACTGCGCCGCAACGGCGTCGAGGTCTTCCTCGGCGACGGCATCCGCGCCTTCCGGCCGGGCGAAAGCCACGTCGGCTGCGAACTCAACTCCGGCGCCGTGCTCGATGCCGACCTCGTCATCCTCTCGATCGGCGTCAAGCCGGATTCGGACCTCGCCAAGCGCGCCGGGCTCGAACTCGGCGCGCGCGGCCACATCGTCGTCGACGCCTTCCAGCGGACCTCCGACCCCAACATCTACGCCGCGGGTGACGTCGTCGAGACGCAGGACCGCGTTGTCCCCGGCCGCACCGCTGTACCGATGGGCGGCCCGGCAAACCGCCAGGGCCGCGTCGCCGCCGACCACATCATCCTCGGCGACAAGGCCCGGCCCTATCCCGGCTCGATCGGCACCGGCATCGTCCGCGCCTTCGACGTCGTCGCCGGCATCACCGGCTGGAGCGAAAAGCGGCTGCGCGCCCTCCAGTACCCGTTCGCCTCGGTCACCGTCAACGACAGCCACCACGCTTCCTACTATCCGGGCGCCAAGCCAATGACGCTCAAGATCGTCTGGGACGCCCGCACCGGGCGCCTCCTCGGCGCTCAGGCAACCGGCTTCGAAGGCATCGACAAGCGCCTCGACGTGCTGTCGACGGCGATCGCCGCCCAGATGACGGTCGAGGATCTTTGCCACCTCGAACTCGCCTACGCGCCGCCGTTCGGCTCGGCCAAGGACATCATCAACCTGGCCGGCTTCGCCGCCTGCAACCGCCGCGATGGACTCGTCCAGCATACCGAAACGCTACCGACCGACCCGGCGGTCCAGGTCGTCGACGTGCGCGGCAAGCCGCTGGCAGAGGCCTACCCGGCGCCCGGTACCGCACTCAACATCCCGTTCGCGACACTGCGCGCCAACCTCGGCAAGCTCGACAAAAACCGGCCGGTGGTGACGCTCTGCGCCTTCGGCAAGATGAGCTATTTCGCCGCCCGCGTGCTTGCCCAGAACGGCTTCGAGGTCAGCAGCTACAGCGGCGGGCTCAAGGCGAACGTCGATCCGAGAACGCCGGCCAAGCTGCCGACCGCCTGA
- a CDS encoding cytochrome oxidase putative small subunit CydP, which translates to MRPGCDSPARDARPPDAAAPRRTYAREIALVLLVKLVLIVAIKLIFFSTPVSQRELADRLDGVFQATDASKPISDSPRTDHD; encoded by the coding sequence ATGCGCCCCGGCTGCGACAGCCCCGCCCGCGACGCCCGTCCGCCGGACGCGGCGGCGCCGCGCCGGACCTATGCGCGCGAAATCGCGCTGGTCCTGCTCGTCAAGCTGGTGCTGATCGTCGCCATCAAGCTCATTTTCTTCAGCACGCCGGTCAGCCAGCGCGAACTGGCCGACCGGCTCGACGGCGTCTTCCAGGCGACGGACGCCAGCAAACCGATTTCCGACTCCCCAAGGACAGATCATGATTAG
- a CDS encoding SLAC1 anion channel family protein, with protein MQTSASPEALPPLAHFPVPIFSSVMGTCGLALAWQRAGEAIPALGVVWPGIAALATGLFVTLLLLYALKLVGHRRQVVAEWRHPVRVNFFPAISISILLLSVAWRDTFPSLAFFLWVTGAVVHLGFTLAILSSWIFHTHYDIHHANPAWFIPVVGNLFVPINAAAFGLADVGWFYFSIGFVFWLVMMTIVLYRVFFHDPIPPRLLPTLFILIAPPAVAFLAYLALGGSLDAFARVLYGIALFVTLLLAVNARRFLLLGFFLSSWAYSFPLAAITIASFVMAQRSGHAFFIGLAFGLLAIVTVVITTLLVLTARAALRRAICVPE; from the coding sequence ATGCAAACGAGCGCTTCGCCCGAAGCCCTGCCACCCCTGGCCCATTTCCCCGTGCCGATTTTTTCCAGCGTCATGGGCACCTGCGGCCTCGCACTCGCCTGGCAGCGCGCCGGCGAAGCCATCCCCGCGCTCGGCGTCGTCTGGCCCGGCATCGCCGCGCTGGCGACCGGCCTCTTCGTCACCTTGCTGTTGCTCTATGCGCTCAAGCTTGTCGGCCACCGCCGACAGGTTGTTGCCGAATGGCGGCACCCGGTCCGCGTCAATTTCTTCCCGGCCATCTCGATCAGCATATTGCTGCTCTCGGTCGCCTGGCGCGACACCTTCCCGTCGCTCGCCTTTTTCCTCTGGGTAACGGGCGCCGTCGTACACCTCGGCTTCACGCTCGCCATCCTGAGCAGCTGGATCTTCCACACGCACTACGACATCCACCACGCCAACCCGGCCTGGTTCATCCCCGTCGTCGGCAACCTGTTCGTTCCGATCAACGCCGCCGCCTTCGGACTCGCCGACGTCGGCTGGTTCTACTTCAGCATCGGCTTCGTCTTCTGGCTGGTGATGATGACGATCGTGCTCTACCGCGTCTTCTTCCACGACCCGATCCCGCCGCGCCTCCTGCCGACGCTGTTCATCCTGATCGCACCACCGGCCGTCGCTTTCCTCGCCTACCTGGCGCTCGGCGGCAGCCTCGACGCCTTCGCCCGCGTGCTCTACGGCATCGCCCTCTTCGTCACCCTGCTGCTCGCCGTCAATGCCCGGCGCTTCCTGCTGCTCGGCTTCTTCCTGTCGTCCTGGGCCTACTCCTTCCCGCTCGCCGCCATCACCATCGCCAGCTTCGTCATGGCGCAGCGCAGCGGCCATGCATTTTTCATCGGGCTGGCCTTCGGCCTGCTCGCCATCGTCACCGTCGTCATCACCACCCTGCTTGTCTTGACCGCCCGCGCCGCCCTGCGTCGGGCCATCTGCGTCCCCGAATGA
- a CDS encoding NifB/NifX family molybdenum-iron cluster-binding protein, translating to MKICIPVASSDGLAASVDPAQPDTRFLHLHDLETDSFELIDLNQPDEKDDAILFDAVICSAITKPVFGALRQQGKQVFLTEAASVAEALAEFATGEMFRIPDQLAGGGCGGGGCGGGGCGGHEGHGEGHGHAHGGGCGGGCGGHDHDEQEGDHAHGGGCGCGGHAHGEEHEHGGGCGGHGHAHGGGCGCGGHDHAPAHAAASRPLGDSLRIAVTSQNRKQITEHAGKCRKFWIYETRAKAIVSKTLLELPLEQSLHASAGDDKHPLDPIDLLITGSIGDGLRQRLAERGVDTIVTTETDPDAVVGKLLAAL from the coding sequence ATGAAAATCTGCATTCCCGTCGCCTCGTCGGACGGTCTCGCCGCCAGCGTCGACCCAGCCCAGCCTGACACCCGCTTCCTGCACCTGCATGACCTCGAGACCGACAGTTTCGAACTCATCGACCTGAACCAGCCGGACGAAAAGGATGACGCGATCCTCTTCGACGCGGTGATCTGCAGCGCCATCACCAAACCGGTTTTCGGCGCCCTGCGCCAGCAGGGCAAGCAGGTCTTCCTGACCGAGGCGGCAAGCGTCGCCGAGGCGCTGGCGGAATTTGCCACGGGCGAGATGTTCCGCATCCCTGACCAGTTGGCCGGCGGTGGCTGCGGAGGCGGCGGCTGTGGTGGCGGCGGTTGCGGCGGCCATGAGGGTCACGGCGAAGGCCACGGCCACGCGCATGGCGGCGGCTGCGGTGGCGGTTGTGGCGGTCATGACCACGACGAACAGGAAGGCGATCACGCCCATGGCGGCGGTTGCGGCTGTGGCGGACACGCGCACGGCGAGGAACACGAACACGGCGGCGGCTGCGGCGGACACGGTCACGCGCACGGCGGCGGTTGCGGCTGCGGCGGACACGATCACGCGCCCGCCCATGCCGCTGCCAGCCGACCGCTCGGCGACAGCCTGCGTATTGCGGTCACCAGCCAGAACCGCAAGCAGATCACCGAGCATGCCGGCAAGTGCCGCAAATTCTGGATCTACGAGACGCGCGCCAAGGCCATCGTCAGCAAGACCCTGCTCGAACTGCCGCTCGAACAATCGCTGCACGCGTCGGCCGGCGACGACAAGCATCCGCTCGACCCGATCGACCTGCTGATCACCGGCAGCATCGGCGACGGCCTGCGTCAGCGCCTCGCCGAACGCGGCGTCGACACCATCGTCACCACCGAGACCGACCCCGACGCCGTCGTCGGCAAGCTGCTCGCCGCGCTCTAG
- a CDS encoding tetrathionate reductase family octaheme c-type cytochrome, producing the protein MRRIWQRALFFIASGIVGITLAVAGESSGAVSVPKSTADHSKFKELQREFASGQEVTKACLSCHTEAAKQIHQTQHWKWEYINPQTKQKLGKRHVINNYCTSATSNFKACASCHIGYGMSENFDFASQENVDCLACHDTTGKYTKPSGFAGAPVTKDTEFPPGSGKIIKGTNLTPIAQAVGKTRRQNCGNCHFTGGGGDGVKHGDLDTSLEKPDRELDVHMAKDGLNFSCATCHKTDAHQVPGSRYAPTGKDGHAALMTGNPDDKGRNVATCQSCHGQAPHKQAKLNDHTDKVACQTCHIPEFARGDVPTKMRWDWSTAGKRDKNGKPLVVKDDDGYDTYLGIKGDFVWGTNVKPDYIWMNGVNKYTLAEDKIEKSAEPIYINKFEGSAGDGKSLIWPIKTFTGKQPFDPVNKTLVVTHLAGADDTAFWANLDWEKAVASGMKTAGRPFSGKVDFIETVSQWPITHMVAPKEKALACVECHSRNGRLAGIDGVYIPGRDAKGMLDMLGWGVVLLAFVGSLGHGLMRIVSRRKN; encoded by the coding sequence ATGAGAAGAATATGGCAGCGGGCGCTGTTTTTCATAGCGTCCGGTATCGTCGGGATCACCCTGGCGGTGGCAGGCGAGTCGTCGGGCGCGGTCAGCGTGCCCAAATCGACCGCCGATCACAGCAAGTTCAAGGAACTGCAACGCGAGTTCGCTTCCGGGCAGGAGGTTACCAAGGCCTGTCTCAGCTGTCATACGGAGGCGGCCAAGCAGATCCATCAGACGCAGCACTGGAAGTGGGAATACATCAACCCGCAGACGAAGCAGAAGCTGGGCAAGCGTCACGTCATCAACAATTACTGCACGTCGGCGACCTCGAACTTCAAGGCTTGTGCCAGCTGCCACATCGGCTATGGTATGAGCGAGAACTTCGACTTCGCCTCGCAGGAGAATGTTGACTGCCTCGCCTGTCACGATACGACGGGCAAATACACGAAACCGAGCGGCTTCGCCGGCGCACCGGTGACCAAGGACACCGAGTTTCCGCCGGGTTCGGGCAAGATCATCAAGGGCACCAACCTGACGCCGATCGCGCAGGCGGTCGGCAAGACGCGCCGGCAGAATTGCGGCAATTGCCACTTCACCGGCGGCGGCGGCGACGGCGTCAAGCACGGCGACCTCGACACATCTCTCGAGAAGCCCGATCGCGAGCTCGACGTGCATATGGCCAAGGATGGGCTCAATTTCAGCTGCGCCACCTGTCACAAGACCGACGCGCACCAGGTGCCGGGCAGCCGTTACGCGCCGACCGGCAAGGACGGTCATGCGGCGCTGATGACCGGCAATCCGGACGACAAGGGCCGCAACGTCGCGACCTGCCAGTCCTGTCATGGTCAGGCGCCGCACAAGCAGGCCAAGCTCAACGACCATACCGATAAGGTCGCCTGCCAGACCTGCCACATCCCGGAGTTCGCGCGCGGCGACGTGCCGACCAAGATGCGCTGGGACTGGTCGACGGCCGGCAAGCGTGACAAGAACGGCAAGCCGCTGGTGGTCAAGGATGACGACGGCTATGACACCTACCTCGGCATCAAGGGCGATTTCGTCTGGGGGACGAACGTCAAGCCCGATTACATCTGGATGAATGGCGTCAACAAATACACGCTCGCCGAGGACAAGATCGAGAAGTCGGCCGAGCCGATCTATATCAACAAGTTCGAGGGCAGCGCCGGCGACGGCAAGTCGCTGATCTGGCCGATCAAGACCTTCACCGGCAAGCAACCGTTCGATCCGGTGAACAAGACGCTGGTGGTGACGCATCTGGCCGGCGCCGACGATACCGCCTTCTGGGCCAATCTCGACTGGGAAAAGGCAGTGGCCTCGGGCATGAAGACCGCCGGGCGGCCTTTCTCGGGCAAGGTCGATTTCATCGAGACCGTCTCGCAGTGGCCGATCACGCACATGGTCGCGCCCAAGGAGAAAGCGCTCGCCTGTGTCGAATGTCATAGCCGCAACGGCCGCCTGGCCGGCATCGACGGCGTCTATATCCCTGGCCGCGATGCCAAGGGCATGCTCGACATGCTCGGTTGGGGCGTTGTGCTGCTGGCCTTCGTCGGTTCGCTCGGCCATGGTCTGATGCGCATCGTTTCGCGCCGCAAGAATTAG
- a CDS encoding cytochrome b/b6 domain-containing protein: MSERIYLFKGFERFWHWSQAALIMFMLLTGFEIHGAYALFGFAHAVSYHSFAAWALVGLWVFAIFWHFTTGEWRHYIPTTDKIIAVARFYSSGIFRNEPHPFKPSASNKHNPLQRLTYLGILVFVSPLIWITGWLYVFYNDWAAWGLTNLSLDWVATGHTVGAFLMLAFLVSHLYLATTGHTPMAHIKAMITGWEDVDHGQASREG; encoded by the coding sequence ATGTCCGAACGTATTTATCTGTTCAAGGGATTCGAGCGCTTCTGGCACTGGTCGCAGGCGGCGCTCATCATGTTCATGCTGCTGACCGGCTTCGAGATCCACGGCGCCTATGCGCTGTTCGGCTTCGCCCATGCCGTCAGCTATCACAGCTTCGCCGCCTGGGCGCTGGTTGGCCTGTGGGTGTTCGCCATCTTCTGGCATTTCACCACCGGCGAATGGCGTCATTACATCCCGACCACCGACAAGATCATCGCGGTCGCCCGGTTCTATTCGTCCGGCATCTTCCGCAACGAGCCGCACCCGTTCAAGCCGAGCGCGTCGAACAAGCACAACCCGCTGCAGCGGCTGACCTATCTCGGCATCCTGGTCTTCGTCAGTCCGCTGATCTGGATCACCGGCTGGCTCTATGTTTTCTACAACGACTGGGCTGCCTGGGGACTGACAAATCTGTCGCTCGACTGGGTCGCCACCGGGCACACGGTCGGCGCGTTCCTGATGCTCGCCTTCCTCGTCTCGCACCTCTATCTCGCCACCACCGGCCACACGCCGATGGCGCACATCAAGGCGATGATCACCGGCTGGGAAGACGTCGATCACGGTCAGGCGTCGCGCGAGGGGTAG
- the cydX gene encoding cytochrome bd-I oxidase subunit CydX, which produces MWYFTWMLGLGFAVLFAIVNALWLESQEQRDRTGD; this is translated from the coding sequence ATGTGGTATTTCACCTGGATGCTCGGCCTCGGCTTCGCCGTCCTCTTCGCCATCGTCAACGCGCTCTGGCTTGAGTCGCAGGAACAACGCGACCGGACAGGCGACTGA
- the trxC gene encoding thioredoxin TrxC, giving the protein MSDTLNVVCPDCDAINRVAAARLGDGPICGVCKQPLLPGTPLTLTAANFDRHVGQSDLPVLVDFWAPWCGPCKMMAPVIDRAAEALATSARVAKIDTESEQALAAHFAIRSIPTLAIFRKGKLIARQSGAVDLKHLLDWFNAQTA; this is encoded by the coding sequence GTGTCCGACACCCTCAACGTTGTCTGCCCCGACTGTGACGCAATCAACCGCGTGGCCGCCGCGCGGCTCGGCGACGGACCGATCTGCGGCGTCTGCAAGCAGCCCTTGTTGCCGGGCACGCCGCTGACCCTGACCGCAGCCAACTTCGACCGCCACGTCGGTCAGTCCGACCTGCCGGTTCTCGTCGATTTCTGGGCGCCGTGGTGCGGTCCCTGCAAGATGATGGCGCCGGTGATCGACCGCGCTGCGGAAGCGCTGGCGACCTCGGCACGCGTCGCCAAAATCGATACCGAAAGCGAGCAGGCGCTGGCAGCACATTTCGCCATTCGCAGCATCCCGACGCTGGCCATTTTCCGCAAGGGAAAGCTGATTGCCCGGCAATCCGGCGCCGTCGACCTGAAGCACCTGCTCGACTGGTTCAACGCGCAGACCGCCTGA
- the cydB gene encoding cytochrome d ubiquinol oxidase subunit II: MLDYTTLKIVWWALVGVLLFGFAVMDGHDMGVGTLLPFVGRNDDERRAVLNSVGPHWEGNQVWFITAGGALFAAWPLVYAAVFSGFYIAMLAVLWALFFRPVGFDYRSKLADTRWRQAWDWGIFTGSAVPALVFGVAFGNVILGIPFHFEDTMLPVYSGSFWQLFSPFALVAGVVSLSMLVFHGANYLIVRTEGDIQRRAQRASTLAGVLMLLGFALGGVMANTMSGYVVTSPIDTGAGLNPLDKEVVRQAGAWMANFHAHPALFAFPALGFVGGLLGIVFARAARGVFAFVSSALAELGIIATAGIAIFPFVLPSSTDPRSSLTLWDCVSSQRTLGVMFWVALIMTPIIVAYTGWAYRVMRGKVTVDYIKANDHSTY, translated from the coding sequence ATGCTTGATTACACGACCCTGAAAATCGTCTGGTGGGCGCTCGTCGGCGTCCTGCTCTTCGGCTTCGCCGTCATGGACGGTCATGACATGGGCGTCGGCACGCTGCTGCCCTTCGTCGGCCGCAACGACGACGAGCGCCGCGCCGTGCTCAATTCGGTCGGCCCGCACTGGGAAGGCAACCAGGTCTGGTTCATCACCGCCGGCGGCGCCCTCTTCGCCGCCTGGCCGCTGGTCTATGCCGCTGTCTTTTCCGGCTTCTACATCGCCATGCTGGCGGTATTGTGGGCGCTGTTCTTCCGCCCGGTCGGCTTCGACTATCGCAGCAAGCTCGCCGACACGCGCTGGCGCCAGGCCTGGGATTGGGGCATTTTCACCGGCAGTGCCGTGCCGGCGCTCGTCTTCGGCGTCGCTTTCGGCAATGTCATCCTCGGCATTCCCTTCCACTTCGAGGACACCATGCTGCCGGTCTATTCCGGCAGCTTCTGGCAGCTCTTCAGCCCCTTCGCGCTGGTCGCCGGCGTCGTCAGCCTGTCGATGCTCGTCTTTCACGGCGCCAACTACCTGATCGTCCGCACCGAGGGCGATATCCAGCGCCGCGCGCAGCGCGCCTCGACGCTCGCCGGCGTCCTCATGTTATTGGGATTCGCGCTGGGCGGCGTCATGGCCAACACGATGTCTGGCTATGTCGTCACTTCGCCGATCGACACCGGCGCCGGGCTCAACCCGCTCGACAAGGAAGTCGTCCGCCAGGCCGGCGCTTGGATGGCGAACTTCCACGCGCATCCGGCGCTGTTCGCCTTCCCGGCGCTCGGTTTCGTCGGTGGATTGCTCGGCATCGTCTTCGCCCGTGCGGCGCGCGGCGTCTTCGCCTTCGTCAGCAGCGCGCTGGCCGAACTCGGCATCATCGCCACCGCCGGCATCGCGATCTTCCCCTTCGTGCTGCCGTCGAGCACCGATCCGCGCAGCAGCCTGACCCTCTGGGACTGCGTCTCGAGCCAGCGGACCCTCGGCGTGATGTTCTGGGTGGCGCTGATCATGACGCCGATCATCGTCGCCTACACCGGCTGGGCCTACCGCGTCATGCGTGGCAAGGTCACCGTCGATTACATCAAGGCCAACGACCATTCAACCTACTGA
- a CDS encoding cytochrome ubiquinol oxidase subunit I, whose translation MISESLVDLSRLQFAATAFYHFLFVPLTLGLSFLLAIMESVYVLTGKTIYRDMTKFWGKLFGINFALGVTTGLTMEFQFGTNWAFYSHYVGDIFGAPLAIEGLLAFFLESTMVGLFFFGWDRLSRLGHLCVTYLVAIGSNLSALLILIANAWMQNPVGADFNPVTMRMEMTNFADIVFNPVAQSKFVHTLSAGYVTASIFVLGISAWYLLKNRDNEFARRSFRIAASFGLASALSVIVLGDESGYTAAETQETKLAAMEAMWTTEPAPAGLTLFGFPDEKTRTTKMAIHVPYVMGLIGTRTTDKVIPGIDELEARIARRIDTGILAVKALERLRKDPKNAQRLADFNAVKADLGYGLLLKKYVADVSQATPEMKARAIDDAIPHVPSLFWSFRLMVGLSIGFLALFATAFYYAARNQLSTPWLLKWALWSIPLPWIACELGWFVAEYGRQPWTIHGVLPTHLSTSALSPGNLIFSLSGFLIFYSLLLVAELYLMFKYARLGPSSLGTGRYHFETAGHEAEARHA comes from the coding sequence ATGATTAGCGAATCTCTGGTCGACCTGTCGCGCCTGCAGTTCGCGGCGACAGCGTTCTATCACTTCCTCTTCGTTCCGCTGACGCTCGGCCTCTCGTTCCTGCTGGCGATCATGGAATCGGTCTATGTGCTGACCGGCAAGACGATCTACCGCGACATGACGAAGTTCTGGGGCAAGCTGTTCGGCATCAACTTTGCGCTTGGCGTCACCACCGGACTGACCATGGAGTTCCAGTTCGGCACCAACTGGGCCTTCTACTCGCATTATGTCGGCGACATCTTCGGCGCACCGCTGGCGATCGAGGGGCTGCTCGCCTTCTTCCTCGAATCGACGATGGTCGGCCTGTTCTTCTTCGGCTGGGACCGGCTGTCGCGTCTCGGCCACCTGTGCGTCACCTACCTCGTCGCGATCGGCTCGAACCTCTCGGCGCTCCTGATTCTGATCGCCAACGCCTGGATGCAGAACCCGGTCGGCGCCGACTTCAATCCGGTGACGATGCGCATGGAAATGACCAACTTCGCCGACATCGTCTTCAACCCGGTCGCGCAATCGAAGTTCGTGCATACGCTGAGCGCCGGCTACGTCACCGCGTCTATCTTCGTGCTCGGCATCAGCGCCTGGTACCTGCTCAAGAACCGCGACAACGAATTCGCCCGCCGCTCCTTCCGCATCGCCGCCTCCTTCGGCCTCGCCTCGGCGCTATCGGTGATTGTGCTCGGCGACGAATCGGGCTACACCGCCGCCGAAACGCAGGAAACCAAGCTGGCCGCGATGGAAGCGATGTGGACGACCGAACCGGCGCCGGCCGGCCTGACGCTGTTCGGATTCCCCGACGAGAAGACGCGCACGACCAAAATGGCCATCCATGTCCCATATGTCATGGGACTGATCGGCACGCGCACGACCGACAAGGTCATCCCCGGCATCGACGAACTGGAAGCGCGCATCGCCCGCCGCATCGACACCGGCATCCTCGCCGTCAAGGCGCTCGAACGGCTGCGCAAGGACCCGAAGAACGCGCAACGACTGGCCGACTTCAACGCCGTCAAGGCCGACCTCGGCTACGGCCTGCTGCTCAAGAAATACGTCGCCGACGTCAGCCAGGCGACGCCTGAGATGAAGGCGCGCGCCATCGACGACGCAATCCCGCACGTACCCTCACTGTTCTGGTCGTTCCGGCTGATGGTCGGCCTGTCGATCGGCTTCCTCGCGCTCTTCGCCACCGCCTTCTACTACGCCGCACGCAACCAGCTCTCGACGCCCTGGCTGTTGAAGTGGGCGCTGTGGTCGATCCCGCTGCCCTGGATCGCCTGCGAACTCGGCTGGTTCGTCGCCGAATACGGACGCCAGCCCTGGACAATCCACGGCGTGCTGCCGACGCACCTGTCGACCTCGGCGCTCAGTCCCGGCAACCTGATCTTCTCGCTCTCGGGCTTCCTGATCTTCTACTCGCTGCTGCTCGTCGCCGAGCTTTACCTGATGTTCAAGTACGCCCGCCTCGGCCCGTCGAGCCTCGGCACCGGACGCTACCATTTCGAAACCGCCGGCCACGAAGCGGAGGCCCGCCATGCTTGA
- a CDS encoding metalloregulator ArsR/SmtB family transcription factor, with amino-acid sequence MTDTGQSDRGACGCALSARGRALLVGLSSLNRLRLLYALEDKERCVGELVDALGLSQSLVSQQLGLLRDGKLVSARRSGRRTYYAIASPDLNALLKMALKTCSHT; translated from the coding sequence ATGACAGACACCGGACAAAGCGACCGCGGCGCCTGCGGCTGCGCACTCAGCGCGCGCGGCCGCGCCCTGCTCGTCGGGCTATCGAGTCTCAACCGCCTGCGCCTGCTCTATGCGCTCGAAGACAAGGAGCGCTGCGTCGGCGAACTCGTCGATGCGCTGGGCTTGTCGCAATCGCTCGTCTCGCAACAGCTCGGCCTGCTGCGAGACGGGAAGCTCGTCTCGGCGCGACGGTCGGGACGCAGGACCTACTATGCGATTGCCAGCCCCGACCTCAACGCGCTCCTGAAAATGGCGCTGAAAACCTGCAGCCACACCTGA
- a CDS encoding DUF134 domain-containing protein, translating to MARPLKCRRIDCMPASSYYKPAGIPLRDLDEVVLGMDELEAMRLTDLEGLYQADAAERMGVSRQTIGNILNRAHTKIADALLNGKALRIDAEHESSASDETEDNPAAS from the coding sequence ATGGCGCGCCCCCTTAAATGCCGACGCATCGACTGCATGCCGGCATCGAGCTATTACAAGCCGGCCGGCATTCCCTTGCGCGACCTCGACGAAGTCGTACTCGGCATGGACGAACTCGAAGCCATGCGGCTGACTGATCTCGAAGGCCTGTATCAGGCAGACGCGGCCGAACGCATGGGCGTCTCGCGCCAGACCATCGGCAACATCCTCAACCGCGCCCACACCAAGATCGCCGACGCGCTGTTGAACGGCAAGGCTCTCCGCATCGACGCCGAGCACGAGAGCAGCGCCAGCGACGAAACCGAGGACAACCCTGCGGCCTCGTAA